Part of the Flavobacteriales bacterium genome, CGACTGGGGTGATCCCAAGAGACTCAATCAGAAATTCAATACGAAAAAAGGACAGGAAACCAGCCTTGCCATGTCGGCAGCACAGGACATGATCTTTATCGTGAGCAGCAAAAAAGGAGGCTATGGCGGCAAGGACATCTACGTATCCGAGCTGCAGGACGATGGATCCTGGAGTCCGCTTGTGAACCTTGGACCCAACGTTAATACTTCCTACGACGAAGAAAGTCCATTCCTAAGCACCGATGGCAAAACCCTGTACTTTTCATCCATGGGCCATTCCAGTATGGGAGGATATGACATTTTTCAGAGCGCCTATGAAAAGGGTGAATGGCAGGCGCCAAAAAATATGGGCTACCCCCTTAATTCATCCAGTGATGATATATTTTACACCACCAATGAAGATGGCAGCCTCGGCTTCCTTTCTTCAGACCGCGAAGGTGGAATAGGTTATATGGACATCTATGAAATTCATATGCAGGGCAATGAAATCCCTGTTACCGAAATCCGGGGAATTGTATTGGCAGGTAAGGACCTGACACCCGTAGGAGCCAGGATCACCGTGAAGAATACAAACAACAACAAAGTGGTGGGATACTACGTATCAAATGAAGATACGGCGAGCAGCGATTACGGAAAATACCTTTTGGTACTTAATCCGGGAGAGGAATATGAATTGACCATTGAAGCGGAAGGCTATACCACTTATAATCAAACCATCTTTGTACCTGCACAATTCGAATACCATCAAATGTATCAGGAAATTCACATGGGAGAAAAGGAGTCGGCCATTTACAATGCCCTCTTCGACATCGATACCCAGTATGACAATGCGTATGCTTACATCGAAAAGCAATTGGCAGTCGACGAAGAATATGCCGATGTTCTTAAAAAAGACAATATGTATTCGGCTTATATCAACACGTTGATCAAGATTGATAAGATCCTCAGCAATCCCGATGAAGTGATTAACCAACCCAACGGCACATCGGAGAAAAAAGCCGAATCAAAATCAGAGACCGGCGTTGGCGTTGACGAGTTCTTCAGTCCGGATGAGATCCTTGCCGTCATGCAGGATTCCTTATCCAATAAACCCATTGTGATGCCCAACATCGAGTTCGACTACAACCGGGCCACACTCAGGGAAGATTCAAAACTTGAGTTGAATAAGCTTTACACCTTCATGAAGAACAGTGCAAATGTACAGGTGGAGATCATCGGACATACGGACAACAATGGGGATGAGGACTTTAACATGCGTTTATCCCAGAAGAGAGCCGAGGAGATTAAAGCCTATCTGGTATCCAAAGGAATCCAGGGAACCCGGATTCTTACCATGGGTTATGGGGAGTACAAACCCATTGCTCCCAACACCTTACCTGATGGATCGGACAACCCGAAAGGCAGGAAAAAGAACAACCGAATTGAGATGAAATTCCTGTTCGGAAAGGAATGATTGCAAAAAACAACTAAATTGGTGCTTAAGCTGTAGAGAAAAGATGGGTATGAACTTGCGTGTACCAATTTATAGGACCACCATATTAAGTATTGTTTTTGCCTTCGTAATTGCCCTTGACGGTGTTTCCCAAAGCCGTCCACGTCCGGGAACTCAACCCGTAGAAAAGGAGGGAGATAAGAAAGAGGCGAAAGACAATTTCAGCGTAGGCAACTACAAGGATGCCATACCTGACTTTGTTGCGCTCCTGCGTGATGATCCCAAAAACACATCCTATAATTTCAAATTAGGTGTGTGTTACCTGGAAACGCATGGAGACAAAACACTGGCGATACCATACCTTGAAACAGCATTAAAGGACCCGAAACGCCCGGACGAAACCATTCTCCATCTGGGTCGCGCCTATATGCACGCCCATCAATTTGATGATGCTGTTGTAAAATTCAATGAATACAAAAAGCTGATCGAGGGCAATGAGGACGAAACCAAATATGTAAACCTGCTGATCAAGCAGTGTGGAAATGCAAAGAAGCTGGTGCTTCATCCCATACAGGTTCGTTTTGAGAACCTGGGACCCGATATTAATACACCAGACCCGGAATACAATCCATACATTCCACCGGACGAAGATTTCCTGGTCTACACCACCAGAAGCAAAAAGAATGTGGGGGATCTCCTGGATTTTGACAAGCAGTATCCGGCTGACGTTTTTCTGGCTACCGCCAAATCAAACAACAACTGGAGAAGAGGACGAAGCATCAGCAGCTCCATCAACACTGAACTAACGGAGGAAGGCGTAGGTCTTTCGGCCGACGGAAATCACCTCTTCATATTCATTGACAACTTCAATGGTTTCGGAGATCTGTGGTATTCAGAAAAACGGGGCAGATCTTTCGGAAAGGCAGATCCATTGGAAAGGAAGACCATCAACTCCACAGCCATGGAAACCAGTGCCACCATGACCAATGACCAACAAATCCTCATATTCAGTACAGATTATGAAGGTGGTTATGGAGGACAGGATCTTTACATCTGTCGTAAACTTCCCAATGGCGCATGGGGCTACCCGCAAAATATGGGACCAAAGATCAATACGGAGGGAGATGAACAATTTCCCGCACTCTCCTATGATCAAACCATGTTTTATTTTGCATCCAACGGTCCCAACAGCATGGGCGGTTTTGATATATTCTCAACAAAATGGATGTACGGGGGAACAGATTTCCCGGAGGTTAAGAACATGGGGTATCCCCTGAACTCCACCGCTGAAGAAACCACTATCTCCTTTGATGAAACCGGAAGGTATGCCTACATGGGTCTTGGCAGGAAGGATGGTTACGGTGACCTGGATATCTACAGGGTAACCATCGAGGACGTTGAGCCTAGGTATACGCTGATCATCGGCAATGTATTAAACCCCGACTCCAGTATCACCGGGGTACGTGGTCGTATTAACGTTACAGAAAAGGGGTCCGCTCAGCTTTATGGCACCTACATTGTCAAACCATCTGATGGTCGTTTCATCATGATCCTTCCTCCTGGTCAGTATCAGGCAGTCGTAGAGATGGAAGGCCTTGAAGCGTTCCAGGAAGATATTCGCATCCCTGACAGAGGAAATTATGTACCCCAGATGAACCGGAAGTTTGTGGTCGGTGGATCACCACCCGGCGGATAGCACTTACCCATATCCATGAAAATTATTTGCATCGGAAGAAACTACGCAGCTCATGCGAAGGAGATGAAAAGTGAGGTTCCATCCGAACCCGTCTTCTTCCTGAAACCTGAAACATGTCTTGTAGCACGAAACCGTCCTTTCTTTTATCCTGATTTCAGCCAGGACATCCATCATGAAGTGGAACTCGTCCTGAGGATCAACCGCGTAGGTCGTCATATCGGGATTCCCTTTGCCCACAAATATTATGATGAAATTGGCATCGGAATAGATTTCACCGCACGGGACGTACAGGCTGAAATGAAGAAAAAAGGACTGCCCTGGGAAAAAGCCAAAGCCTTTGATGGTGCCGCTCCCCTGTCCGACCGGTTTCTTCCGAAAACCTCCTTTGCAGATCTGAATGACATCTCCTTCCACCTGGAGGTAAACGGCCAAACAGTACAACAGGGCAATACCCGGGACCTTCTTTTTTCATTTGACCAGCTGATATCCTATATATCTACGTTCATCACGCTAAAGAAAGGAGATCTGATCTTTACGGGCACACCCGAAGGCGTTGGGCCGGTGCAAAAGGGAGATCGGTTGACAGCCTTTATAGGTCAGGATGCACTTCTGGATTTCAACGTACGTTGATCAATGTCCGGAACGGAACACACGGATCGGGTAAGTCTCGATGGGTGTGGAAATGGTAAGTATGTAAACACCCTGCGGTGTTAACGGGGGGAGCTCTTCTACCTTGACCACATTAAATGTATTACTGACAAACCTCTTATTCCGGTGGTAAATTACCTGCCCCATAGCATTGATCAACTCTACGGATACGGTTTGATTGACCGCGGAGAAGAAAACAAATGACAATTCATCTCTGAAGGGATTCGGATAGGCCATCACCAGGTGATCATCTTCAAAGTCTTCTCTGAGTATACCATCCAGAATCAGGCTCGCGACCGCGAAATTAGGTACGCCATAACCCTTCACAGTGTCAGGTGCAAAGAACTGATCTCCGCTTTGCTCAATGGCATCCATCACCTGTCCGGCAGTCGCCAAAGGGTGTGCCTGCCACAGACAAGCCGCCAATCCGCTAATGAGCGGCGCGGAAAATGATGTACCACTTCCCGTTTGAATGCGGGGACCGGGAGACGTATCAGGCGCCACCGATGCAATAATGGTTGATAATCCCTGGGCAACAACATTAGGTTTCAGGCGCCCATCCACCGTGGGTCCCAATGAACTGAAATAGGCCGGCATCTTGTATTGGTCCACCGCTCCCACTGCCAGGACGTTCTTACCATCCGCCGGTGCAGCAATATACTTCCACGAACTTGCGCCCTTGTTCCCGGCACTGTTCACCACAAGCATTCCTTTGGACGCAGCTGCTTCTGCTCCAAGGGTAACCTTTGTCGTACGGCCGTCCATATCCTGGTAAGTGTGATCCTCTGACACGTCATCGAAGGTAGAATAACCAAGAGAAGAATGGATGATATCCGCACCCACGCTATCGGCAAACTCGGCAGCCACGACCCAATTGTCCTCTTCCATCACCATTTCACTCTGAGAATTCTCCGAGCGAAGCAGCCAGTAATCCGCCTCAGGCGCAGTTCCCACGATATTCCCGGGAAGGTTTCCGGCCATCACAGACAGCACCTGCATGCCATGGGTATGATCTTCATAAACGGAAGAACCGCCATCCACAAAATCACGCGTGCCTAACAAATGTCCTTTGGTGCGAAGGCTGTCAAACACAATCCGATTACCCACTTCCCAGAACCCTGCATCCAGAACGGCAATCATCATACCTTGTCCCTTATAACCCTTGCTGTGCATATAATCACCGCCCAGCATATAGGACTGGTGATAGGACAGCCCGTAATCATATGCGGCATCTGACGATACCATCCCGGAAGTTTTGGAAAGGCTCATATCAGTCACTTCCCCGATCACTTCATCGGCTTGCCTGGCATACCTATGAACAGGTTGAACTGAGGTTACAAAAGGCAACGTCATCATTCTGGCCAGGGATTGTTCATCCGGGACCTCAACGGTCACAGCATTGAACCAACGGGACCGATGGACAACGGTAAGACCGGCTGCGGATAGCTCCTGTACATATGCCGGGGAAACAGGCAGATCGTTCTCAGTAATCGGAATGCCCTGACGCTGACGCCGTGCAATGGCCCGTTCTGACAGAAACTCGTGAGGTCTGTCTACCGAGTACGTAGATGATGATTTATGATCAAACTGAACCCAATATCGCTGATGCTCGTTTTGCTGAGCAAAGACAGACATTCCGCAGGACACCAGGAAGAGTGTCAGAGTAACAGTCTTGAAAAGGTTCATTTCTTAGTTTAAGAGGGACGCAAGTATGCAAATTAGAGAAAAGCGCCGGAATATCCAAAGGTAAAATAACGCACAGCGCACCTGAGAAGCACTATTTACCCCAGTTGATCACCTTAAAAGTGAAATCGTATCCACCGATGATTGTTCCATCCACCTCCGTTTCAAGATAGTGCTGTTTCCTATACACCAAGCCCACACCTTTGGCATAAATCTCCTGAGCATATTGTTGTTCAATCAGGTTGGCCTCGTCAATCTGCAGAACGGTCACGGTTGAATCGAAGTGAATGGCACCCAAATCGGCGGGACTATGAATCTTTTCATATCTGAACTCCCACTTTGGCCTGGTATTGAGGGCATTCCCATCCCAACGAACTTTCTTATCCGGTGGAAAAACAAGGTTAACATACCGGACATTCTCTTCAACCCTTTCACCTGTATGTTCATCACGGTTGGCATACCAGATATCAGTAATCTGCCATGGCATTCCCAGGCTATCCCTTCTGGAGCGCTGAATACGGTAAGCTTTGTGTCCCTCCAGGTCGGTAAACGTTTCGGTGATCTCTTCCCGGATATAATAGTGATATGAGGTATCTTTCCCGTTGAAAAAGGCATCGTAGACCGTAGAATCCATTTCGTACTCAACCCAATGGCCTACGTCTACAGGAAAATAGTCCATATGAATGGCGGGGGGTGTTATCACGGACTTTTTACAGGATACCCATACAAGACAGATAAGCACAGCGTATGCGATTCTGAGGATTAGACCCTGTTTCATGTGGTTTTAGAACGCATCTCTAATTCGAAGGTTACACCATACTTTCCTCTGCAAATACCGCACGCCGGATCATCCCTCCACCGATGAGGTCATCCCCATCGTAAAACACGGCAGACTGGCCGGGTGCAATGGCGCTCACCGGTGCATGAAAGATCACATGCACCTCATCATCCACCAGCTCCAGCGTACTCATGGTTCCGGGGTCTTTATAACGGATCTTTGTCAGGGCTTCGCGTTTGCCTGTCCATGGCTCCCATTTCTGAAAATTGGTCTTACCCACCACCATCCGTTGTTCATTCAGATCTTCCACCTCACCCAGCACCACGGTATTGGTTTCAGGAATGATCCGCGTGACGTACATGGGGGTTCCTGTTGCTATTTCCAGGCCTTTACGCTGGCCAACCGTATAAAAGGGATATCCCTGATGTTTGCCCATCACCTCCCCCTTCATATTCACAAAATCTCCACCGTTCACACGTTCCTCCAATCCTTCCACGCGACGCTTTAGAAAACCGCGGTAGTCGTTGTCCGGAATAAAGCAGATTTCATAACTCTCGCTTTTCAGGGCAAGGTTTTCAAAGCCCCTGTCCAGAGCCATTTGACGGATATCCTTTTTATGAAATCCACCCATGGGAAAAATGCTCCTCTTCAGGCTTTCCTGGGTCAGTCCCCACAACACATAGGACTGATCCTTATCCGCATCCAGGCCTTTGGAAACCACATACCGCCCTNNNNNNNNNNATTTCGTACCTGCGCATAGTGCCCTGTGGCAATATAATCACAACCCAGCTGGTCAGCTCTTTTCAACAGGGCTTCCCATTTGATATGCGTATTACACAAAACACATGGGTTGGGTGTGCGACCGGCAATGTACTCTTCCACAAAATTATCGATGACCTGGTCGCCGAACTCATCACGGATATCGAGGATAAAATGCGGAAAGCCCTGCTCCACCGCCAGAATACGGGCATCATTGATGGAATCCAGACTACAACAACCGGTTTCCTTGCGTGATCCGCCAGCCGAGGCATAGTCCCATGTTTTCATGGTGATCCCGATCACCTCATATCCTTCATCATGCAACATCAGCGCCGCCATCGAACTGTCGATGCCACCACTCATGGCTACCAGTACCTTTCCTTTTGAACTCATTGTTATTGTTTTTCCCCTCCCACGTATTTTTCTACCTTATCTACAGACCCATCCGGTTTGTAGTAGGTTACCTCTCCTTCAAGTTTACCTTCAACATAGTTAGCCTTCATCTTCAACTGCTGGCCTTTCAGTTCTTCCACCCGCTCCACTTCTCCATCCTTGTTGGTGGTCTCATTCACGACCCATTCACCTACCTTGTAGTACACCAGGTAATCGCCATCCAGTTTGCCATTGCGATAGTTTTCCACTTTGCTGGGGATTCGACCGGGATAGTGTTCGGTAAATGTGCCATTAACCTTTACAGAACTGACCACATCCCCGTCCTTATGTCCTATGATGCTTGCCAGACGACCGTCTTCAAGAAAATACTTCCAGGTTCCCTGTTTCATGCCCGCCACATACTGCCCCTTCATCTGCACCCCTCCTTCAGGGTAGTAAAACGTGATATCTCCCTCCAGGTGACCTTTCTCATAATTGGCTTTTAATTTCAGCTTGCCACTCTCAAACTGTTGTATCCATGGTCCTTGCTTTACCCCATCCACCCACGTAAGTTGATTCACCGTGGCGCCCGTGGATGGATAGTATTCCTCAAAACTACCGTGGCTCACTCCCTGTTTAAACCCTTCATGAGATGTTTTCTTTCCGGCCTCGTTGTAGTATGTCCATTCACCATCCTTCACTTTTCCGATGTACCCACCAGTTGCCATCAGTTGCCCATTGGGATGGTACAACTTAGCCTGAATGGTATAGCCATCAGCCGCGTAGTCCATTTCCGCCTGTAGCTTTCCGTCCGGAGTGTACCGCTTCAACAGGCCGATAGGCAGGTCATTTTTGAAGTAGCCATCGTACATGACCTGTTTCTCATGTTCCGGAAAATACTTGATCCAATGCCCCTGTTTCCTGCCCTGGTCATCGGTCTGATTCAGTGAATCAGCCGGTTCCTGAGCCCTAAGCGGTGTCACTCCACCTATCATGATCATTACAACCGATAGCACAACGATGCGATGGCTGACCTTAAAACGATATTCAGAAAGTTTTCTCATAAGTATGCATGCATTCATATCATCAGAACGTTTTCAGCCCCGACTGAATTCTGCACTGGCATTCATTCTGCGAAGATAGGGACTTTCAACGAGCGTACCCTTATAACCCGGAAACGAGGTCTTCGATACATTCCACCAGGGAATGCCATGAAAATCGTTGTTTCTCGGTTTTGGTAGCCGTTGCAAATGCCGGGCCAAGATCCTCATCAAAGAAACGCTCCAGGTCGTCTGCAATACTTCGGGCGTTGACCTGGCTCACAAAACCGACCTTGCCATGGGGCACCACTTCCTCCAGGCCACCCACAGCGGTAACCAGCATAGGCCGTTCGAAATGATAGGCGATCTGGGTGATGCCGCTCTGGCTTGCGGTCCGGTATGGCTGAGCCACGATGTCAGCCACACTGAAGTAATACCGGACATCATCCCTGGGAATAAACCGGTCATGAATGATCATGCGATCCTCCATTTTGTGTTTAGTCACAATATCATGATAAGGTTCGGCTGGCTCATAGAACTCACCTGCAATGATCAGTTTCACTCCTCTGGCTTTGAGCCGTTCATCTCCCATCGCCTCCAGCAGCAGGTCCAGTCCTTTGTATTGCCTGATAAAGCCGAAGAAGAGCACATACTTCCCATCTTCCAGGCCGAGGTACTTCAGTGCGGTTTGACGGTCTACCCTTTCTCCGAACACATCATAAATCGGGTGTGGATGGAAACGCACTTTGGCATCGGGTAGAAATTGCTGCAGCTCTGCCATAACCTGCCTGGAGAGGGTGATAAAACCATGACAACCTCCGAGGAACCATCGTGTAAAGGCCTTGTCACCGGGCCGTGGTTCGTGCGGTATCACATTATCGGTAAGACCGACAATACGGGTTTTTCTGCCTCTTTTAATCAAACGGGCAATGGTACCAAGGCAGGGGCCCATGAATGGCAGCCAGTAGCGTATGATCACCAAGTCGGGGTTTTGCTTTCTGATGAAACGGGCGGCCTTCCACCAACTGATGGGATTGATGGAGCTGATGAGTGAATGAATGCTCAGATCGGGAGGAGGGCTATCCGGACTTACCTGTGTTTTCCCGGGAAAAAGGAAGGCGGGATATTGCATGTAGAAAGAAACCAGCTTACAATTGTAACCGGCCTTTATCAATGCCCTGGCCAATGCTTCGTTGAAGTCGGCGATGCCTCCCCTCAGGGGAAATGCCGGTCCAACAATCACACAGGTTGGGTGCTCTGGCATATTAAAGGTTTGAAGTCGCTGGCTGACCTGAATCCGGAGTCGTTTCGGAAACAAGGTAGGTATTCCTGTCGGGTGCATTCCGGGAAACCATCTCCGCCAGGAAACCGGTCATGAACATTTGCGTTCCGATGATCATGGCCAGCAATCCGAGATAGAACAGTGGCCGTTCAGTCATCTTGTATTCCATGTAAACCAGTTTGGAAATACTCAGATAGAGGGCAATGCAAAAGCCAAGGATAAAGCTGAGCGTCCCCAGGGTACCGAAGAGGTGCATCGGTTTTTTCCCAAAGCGGGTGACAAAAGATATGGAAAGCAGGTCCAGGAAACCGTTCACGAAACGTTCCCATCCGAATTTGCTTACGCCATACTTTCTGGCCTGATGTTGTACTACCTTCTCGCCGATCTTCTTAAACCCGGCCCATTTGGCGATCAGAGGGATATAGCGGTGCATCTCCCCATATACTTCGATGGCCTTGATGGTTTCCGCCCGGTAAGCTTTCAGACCGCAGTTGAAGTCATGTAACGGGATGCCCGACACCCATCGGGTGACCGCATTGAAAAACTTGCTGGGGATGGTCTTCATTAAAGGATCATGCCGCTTCTGCTTCCACCCTGAAACAAGGTCATAACCCTGTTCGGCGATCATTTTGTAGAGTTCCGGAATTTCATCGGGGCTGTCCTGCAGATCGGCATCCATGGTGATCACCACCTTTCCGGTGGCTGCTTCAAAGCCGCAGCTCAGTCCGGCCGACTTACCATAATTTCTACGGAACCTGATACCCCTGACGCCAGGATATTGGGCATTCAGTTTTTCAATACACTTCCAGGAGCCATCGGTACTGCCGTCGTCTATGAGGATCGCTTCATAGGTAATGTGGTTTTCACGGCATACCCTATCTATCCAGGATACCAGTTCAGGAAGGGATTCTTCCTCGTTCAGCAGGGGTATGACGATGGACAGATCCATGCAAGCTATGCCATTGGCATTTGATCACTCTTCTTTTGAAGGAAGATGGAAATGATCAGTGAAAATAACAATCCCATAAAAGCAGATCCGATAACACCAGCAACGAAGAAAACAACCGGTGACATAAACATCTCTGCGGCTTTCATAGCCTGAGCCAACTCCTCGTCGGTCATTGATGGGTTACGCTCAAGCGCTTGACTTTCCGCCTGTTGTTTAAAAAAGTCCATCAGTTCCGGATCTATCACGGTAAGCATCAAAAACATAAATAAAGAGCCTATCAAGCCACCAATAACAGATACCAGTACCCCTGTACCAAGTGAATGCCCATAAGAAATATAGCCATTCAGATGTTGGTCTCTATAGTTCTTGATGGCGATGACGATCATACCAATCATTAGGATATAACCAACCCACCCGGTTCCTTTCGCCCCAAACAATCCTAGCATATAAAATATCAGAGAGGAAGCTACTGAGATAAGACCAAAAATTCCGCCATAGAAAAGCGCAATTCTCATTTGACTCATTGGTTTTTCAGTCATGGTTTCACGGTTTTTTCAAAGATATAAAAATTCAATCCGCAGTCATGGCCTGGCCTTTTAGCCTTTGTGTCAACTCTTCCGGTGTTACTTTTTCCTGTTCCCCGCTTATCATATTCTTCAATGTGAATACACCACTTTTCAGTTCATCGCTACCGGCCAGCGCCACCCAGGGGATCGACCGGGTGTTGGCAAATGCCATTTGCTTCTTTACCTTGGCTTCATCAGGATACACTTCGCAGGGTATACCTTCCTTTCTGAGTAAATGTGCTGCTTTCTGGCACCAGGCTGCTTCTTCCTTTCCGAAGTTCAGGAACATGACCAGACTGGTTTGTCCTGACGTTTCGGGGAAAAGCTCCAATGCCTGCATGACATCATAGATGCGATCGGCACCGAATGATATTCCAACACCGGACATACCCGGCAAACCGAAAATACCCGTGAGGTCGTCATACCGGCCACCACCGATGATACTTCCGATGCCACTTTCCGGCACACCCACTTCCAGGATAGCACCTGTATAATAATGCAGTCCGCGTGCCAGCGAAGGCTCAAACAGGATATTTGATGGGTCAATGAACGGAGTTACCCCTTCCCACACTTCGGTCAATTCTTCCAGGCCCTTCTCTCCTTCCGCAATACCAGACAACCGTGCACGCAGGGTATTGATCCGATCCATGGCATCCCCCTCCAATTCAAGAAGCGGCCGCAGGGTTTCGAGTGATGATTCGGAAAATCCCTTTTCCGTGAGTTCGTTTTCTACCGCTTCCAGCCCGATCTTATCCAACTTATCCA contains:
- a CDS encoding OmpA family protein produces the protein MLFNKFLTGVLCASLISISVFGQTDEGDLFESAKEFMSYGDFKNAEIYFKKLLEKAPDNPEYNLELGLLYCLASDKKTDAIPYLEKCDQLSKNEDEFPERYYYLGICYQIRGDFDKAINYFTLFKGYTKKNKEGLAMQQEVNRRIESCNHAKIFVPSPINAQIKNAGDQINSPELDYSPVMQPNQSNIYFTSRRQGNYGTASYDDVHQRVLNTEDIYFAPITIKGDSIVYDRAKKVSSKINTTDHDAVIGFSKDNQKLFIYRENDVWYSQIAGRDWGDPKRLNQKFNTKKGQETSLAMSAAQDMIFIVSSKKGGYGGKDIYVSELQDDGSWSPLVNLGPNVNTSYDEESPFLSTDGKTLYFSSMGHSSMGGYDIFQSAYEKGEWQAPKNMGYPLNSSSDDIFYTTNEDGSLGFLSSDREGGIGYMDIYEIHMQGNEIPVTEIRGIVLAGKDLTPVGARITVKNTNNNKVVGYYVSNEDTASSDYGKYLLVLNPGEEYELTIEAEGYTTYNQTIFVPAQFEYHQMYQEIHMGEKESAIYNALFDIDTQYDNAYAYIEKQLAVDEEYADVLKKDNMYSAYINTLIKIDKILSNPDEVINQPNGTSEKKAESKSETGVGVDEFFSPDEILAVMQDSLSNKPIVMPNIEFDYNRATLREDSKLELNKLYTFMKNSANVQVEIIGHTDNNGDEDFNMRLSQKRAEEIKAYLVSKGIQGTRILTMGYGEYKPIAPNTLPDGSDNPKGRKKNNRIEMKFLFGKE
- a CDS encoding PD40 domain-containing protein encodes the protein MRVPIYRTTILSIVFAFVIALDGVSQSRPRPGTQPVEKEGDKKEAKDNFSVGNYKDAIPDFVALLRDDPKNTSYNFKLGVCYLETHGDKTLAIPYLETALKDPKRPDETILHLGRAYMHAHQFDDAVVKFNEYKKLIEGNEDETKYVNLLIKQCGNAKKLVLHPIQVRFENLGPDINTPDPEYNPYIPPDEDFLVYTTRSKKNVGDLLDFDKQYPADVFLATAKSNNNWRRGRSISSSINTELTEEGVGLSADGNHLFIFIDNFNGFGDLWYSEKRGRSFGKADPLERKTINSTAMETSATMTNDQQILIFSTDYEGGYGGQDLYICRKLPNGAWGYPQNMGPKINTEGDEQFPALSYDQTMFYFASNGPNSMGGFDIFSTKWMYGGTDFPEVKNMGYPLNSTAEETTISFDETGRYAYMGLGRKDGYGDLDIYRVTIEDVEPRYTLIIGNVLNPDSSITGVRGRINVTEKGSAQLYGTYIVKPSDGRFIMILPPGQYQAVVEMEGLEAFQEDIRIPDRGNYVPQMNRKFVVGGSPPGG
- a CDS encoding fumarylacetoacetate hydrolase family protein; the encoded protein is MKIICIGRNYAAHAKEMKSEVPSEPVFFLKPETCLVARNRPFFYPDFSQDIHHEVELVLRINRVGRHIGIPFAHKYYDEIGIGIDFTARDVQAEMKKKGLPWEKAKAFDGAAPLSDRFLPKTSFADLNDISFHLEVNGQTVQQGNTRDLLFSFDQLISYISTFITLKKGDLIFTGTPEGVGPVQKGDRLTAFIGQDALLDFNVR
- a CDS encoding S8 family serine peptidase gives rise to the protein MNLFKTVTLTLFLVSCGMSVFAQQNEHQRYWVQFDHKSSSTYSVDRPHEFLSERAIARRQRQGIPITENDLPVSPAYVQELSAAGLTVVHRSRWFNAVTVEVPDEQSLARMMTLPFVTSVQPVHRYARQADEVIGEVTDMSLSKTSGMVSSDAAYDYGLSYHQSYMLGGDYMHSKGYKGQGMMIAVLDAGFWEVGNRIVFDSLRTKGHLLGTRDFVDGGSSVYEDHTHGMQVLSVMAGNLPGNIVGTAPEADYWLLRSENSQSEMVMEEDNWVVAAEFADSVGADIIHSSLGYSTFDDVSEDHTYQDMDGRTTKVTLGAEAAASKGMLVVNSAGNKGASSWKYIAAPADGKNVLAVGAVDQYKMPAYFSSLGPTVDGRLKPNVVAQGLSTIIASVAPDTSPGPRIQTGSGTSFSAPLISGLAACLWQAHPLATAGQVMDAIEQSGDQFFAPDTVKGYGVPNFAVASLILDGILREDFEDDHLVMAYPNPFRDELSFVFFSAVNQTVSVELINAMGQVIYHRNKRFVSNTFNVVKVEELPPLTPQGVYILTISTPIETYPIRVFRSGH
- a CDS encoding tRNA 2-thiouridine(34) synthase MnmA, which produces GRYVVSKGLDADKDQSYVLWGLTQESLKRSIFPMGGFHKKDIRQMALDRGFENLALKSESYEICFIPDNDYRGFLKRRVEGLEERVNGGDFVNMKGEVMGKHQGYPFYTVGQRKGLEIATGTPMYVTRIIPETNTVVLGEVEDLNEQRMVVGKTNFQKWEPWTGKREALTKIRYKDPGTMSTLELVDDEVHVIFHAPVSAIAPGQSAVFYDGDDLIGGGMIRRAVFAEESMV
- a CDS encoding tRNA 2-thiouridine(34) synthase MnmA — translated: MSSKGKVLVAMSGGIDSSMAALMLHDEGYEVIGITMKTWDYASAGGSRKETGCCSLDSINDARILAVEQGFPHFILDIRDEFGDQVIDNFVEEYIAGRTPNPCVLCNTHIKWEALLKRADQLGCDYIATGHYAQVRN
- a CDS encoding toxin-antitoxin system YwqK family antitoxin; its protein translation is MRKLSEYRFKVSHRIVVLSVVMIMIGGVTPLRAQEPADSLNQTDDQGRKQGHWIKYFPEHEKQVMYDGYFKNDLPIGLLKRYTPDGKLQAEMDYAADGYTIQAKLYHPNGQLMATGGYIGKVKDGEWTYYNEAGKKTSHEGFKQGVSHGSFEEYYPSTGATVNQLTWVDGVKQGPWIQQFESGKLKLKANYEKGHLEGDITFYYPEGGVQMKGQYVAGMKQGTWKYFLEDGRLASIIGHKDGDVVSSVKVNGTFTEHYPGRIPSKVENYRNGKLDGDYLVYYKVGEWVVNETTNKDGEVERVEELKGQQLKMKANYVEGKLEGEVTYYKPDGSVDKVEKYVGGEKQ
- a CDS encoding glycosyltransferase; amino-acid sequence: MPEHPTCVIVGPAFPLRGGIADFNEALARALIKAGYNCKLVSFYMQYPAFLFPGKTQVSPDSPPPDLSIHSLISSINPISWWKAARFIRKQNPDLVIIRYWLPFMGPCLGTIARLIKRGRKTRIVGLTDNVIPHEPRPGDKAFTRWFLGGCHGFITLSRQVMAELQQFLPDAKVRFHPHPIYDVFGERVDRQTALKYLGLEDGKYVLFFGFIRQYKGLDLLLEAMGDERLKARGVKLIIAGEFYEPAEPYHDIVTKHKMEDRMIIHDRFIPRDDVRYYFSVADIVAQPYRTASQSGITQIAYHFERPMLVTAVGGLEEVVPHGKVGFVSQVNARSIADDLERFFDEDLGPAFATATKTEKQRFSWHSLVECIEDLVSGL
- a CDS encoding glycosyltransferase family 2 protein, which codes for MDLSIVIPLLNEEESLPELVSWIDRVCRENHITYEAILIDDGSTDGSWKCIEKLNAQYPGVRGIRFRRNYGKSAGLSCGFEAATGKVVITMDADLQDSPDEIPELYKMIAEQGYDLVSGWKQKRHDPLMKTIPSKFFNAVTRWVSGIPLHDFNCGLKAYRAETIKAIEVYGEMHRYIPLIAKWAGFKKIGEKVVQHQARKYGVSKFGWERFVNGFLDLLSISFVTRFGKKPMHLFGTLGTLSFILGFCIALYLSISKLVYMEYKMTERPLFYLGLLAMIIGTQMFMTGFLAEMVSRNAPDRNTYLVSETTPDSGQPATSNL